In Agrobacterium sp. RAC06, a single window of DNA contains:
- a CDS encoding DUF547 domain-containing protein, giving the protein MKPIHSRLSRRAMLGLAGAGVIAMGARPASASGLAAFAPAGAASLDHTAFDQLLQRHVKPDKSRYNRVDYKSLGRDGAAVLKSYISELSSINPAGLSRNEGHAFWINLYNAKTLEVIIDHYPVASIRDIKLGGGGLFKTGPWSRKIMVVGGVELSLDDVEHEIVRALFKDPMSHYGLNCASYSCPNLAARAYTGGNVDALLAENARDYVNHPRGVTVSDDEITASKIYSWYADDFGGKGALKAHWKSLASADLAQRIDTASVGSFVYDWSLNDV; this is encoded by the coding sequence ATGAAACCGATACACAGCCGACTATCTCGTCGCGCCATGCTTGGTCTGGCGGGTGCCGGCGTAATCGCTATGGGGGCACGGCCTGCCAGCGCCTCAGGCCTCGCAGCCTTCGCTCCAGCCGGAGCAGCGAGCCTCGACCACACTGCCTTCGATCAATTGCTTCAGCGCCATGTCAAACCCGACAAGAGCCGCTACAACCGAGTCGACTACAAGTCGCTTGGGAGAGATGGGGCGGCGGTTCTCAAATCCTACATTTCGGAACTGTCCAGCATCAACCCTGCGGGACTATCACGCAACGAGGGCCATGCGTTCTGGATCAATCTCTACAACGCCAAGACCCTCGAGGTGATTATCGACCATTATCCCGTCGCCTCGATAAGAGACATCAAGCTCGGCGGGGGTGGCCTGTTCAAAACAGGTCCCTGGTCGAGGAAGATCATGGTCGTCGGCGGGGTCGAGCTTTCGCTGGATGATGTCGAACACGAAATCGTTCGGGCTCTGTTCAAGGACCCGATGAGCCATTACGGCCTGAACTGCGCGTCATACTCATGCCCGAACCTGGCGGCGAGGGCTTACACTGGTGGCAATGTCGACGCTTTACTCGCTGAAAACGCCCGTGACTATGTCAACCATCCGCGTGGTGTCACAGTCTCGGATGACGAGATCACTGCATCGAAAATCTATTCCTGGTATGCCGACGACTTCGGCGGCAAGGGCGCGCTCAAGGCACACTGGAAATCCCTTGCCAGTGCCGATCTTGCGCAACGGATCGATACAGCCTCTGTCGGCTCCTTTGTCTATGATTGGTCACTCAACGATGTCTAA
- a CDS encoding ferritin-like domain-containing protein produces MIPLTDLQMLRPAASQSMMPGTHAMRPTQNSLPENVRAQSTFTINNHLAAALDLHSHIKQAEWNVQGPNYEGMRVILRSAAMLVAGQCDALADRSGALGDIAFGTVKLVAARSFLPEYPVLIAGEQEHAFAVSRSIAAYAHSMQKAIAFLNAIGDPVTAGLFAGITGDTERQLWLFERFLTPLSFPSLINAGSDACPVKAIV; encoded by the coding sequence ATGATCCCGCTGACTGATTTGCAGATGTTGCGTCCTGCGGCATCGCAATCGATGATGCCAGGAACTCATGCCATGCGCCCCACCCAGAACAGCTTGCCGGAGAACGTGCGCGCCCAGTCCACGTTCACCATCAATAATCATCTTGCCGCAGCGCTCGATCTTCATTCCCACATCAAGCAGGCGGAATGGAACGTGCAGGGCCCGAATTACGAGGGAATGCGGGTGATCTTGCGTTCAGCCGCCATGCTGGTGGCTGGACAGTGCGATGCACTTGCCGACAGAAGCGGGGCGCTTGGTGACATCGCTTTCGGCACCGTCAAACTCGTGGCCGCCCGCTCATTCCTGCCTGAATATCCCGTCCTGATCGCGGGGGAGCAGGAGCATGCATTTGCGGTCTCCAGGAGCATTGCCGCTTATGCCCACTCGATGCAGAAGGCGATCGCCTTTCTCAACGCGATAGGCGACCCGGTGACGGCTGGCCTGTTTGCAGGCATCACGGGCGACACCGAAAGGCAACTCTGGCTGTTCGAGCGGTTTCTCACGCCCCTGTCATTTCCGTCCCTGATCAACGCCGGGTCGGATGCGTGTCCGGTAAAAGCGATTGTTTGA
- a CDS encoding RNA polymerase sigma factor — protein MAFQRLFRLHNAPMIRFATGIVRSRHVAEEVVQDTWVSVLGRIDLFEGRSSLASWIYAILVNKARTVAKREGRIVFFDDAGDGNGLADAFDGRGRWRDIPELWDELTPDRHVEGRSVLQHVEAAIEALPPAQRAVLILRSQQELEAKEVCTLLGMSEGNMRVLLHRARVNVRNVLDRLNKDL, from the coding sequence ATGGCTTTTCAGCGACTGTTTCGGCTGCACAATGCCCCGATGATCCGTTTTGCGACTGGCATCGTCAGAAGCCGTCATGTGGCCGAAGAAGTCGTCCAGGATACCTGGGTCTCGGTCCTCGGACGGATCGATCTCTTCGAAGGACGAAGCTCTCTGGCAAGCTGGATCTACGCCATTCTCGTCAATAAAGCCCGAACCGTTGCGAAGCGTGAGGGCCGCATCGTCTTCTTCGACGATGCCGGTGATGGCAACGGCCTTGCAGATGCCTTTGACGGGCGCGGTCGCTGGCGCGACATTCCCGAGCTCTGGGATGAGTTGACGCCGGACAGACATGTTGAGGGCCGCAGCGTCCTTCAGCACGTCGAAGCGGCCATCGAGGCGCTCCCGCCGGCGCAGCGCGCGGTCCTGATCCTCCGCAGCCAGCAGGAACTCGAGGCCAAGGAGGTCTGCACTCTTCTCGGCATGAGCGAGGGCAACATGCGCGTGCTTCTCCACCGGGCTCGTGTGAACGTGCGAAACGTCCTCGATCGGCTCAACAAGGATCTCTGA
- a CDS encoding CheR family methyltransferase, with amino-acid sequence MTHRSKGDHVFDIDQVGMLPIGVLLVFATASFQEHEGIDTMKAADTVSGNGPPAPALPDEMQTVSASPKRFPVVAIGASAGGLDAFRKLLDGIAVPSGAAFIFVQHLDPHHESLLVDLVTDNTPMTVVEARNEIALERDHVYVIAPGTVLTVKNGILQVATINPPHGARLPFDTLLISLAEDAGTSALSIILSGSGTDGSIGLAAIKQQGGMVFVQEPEEAGHDGMPRSAVATNLADKILTLEKMPDAIAAFGRNLAEAPVPAMEAQSPTTSATLLDIIKVLRSKTAHDFTSYKPGTLQRRVERRMGMKGLSPNAMDQYLALIEEDKGERDDLAKDLLINVTSFFRDRAVFETLENAVIPDLVKAHPSDQPMRIWIAGCSSGEEAYSIAILFREALSASNSPLKLQIFASDVDEDAVATAREGLYPETVKADIDAERLSQFFLKEDNGYRVNPDIRSMIVFTVQDVLSDPPFSRIDLVSCRNLLIYLDPKGQAKAISHFHFALREGGILLLGATETAGSAEGRFTPISKSDRIYRHVGRSRPGDMIFSLNGSAGVHVPQRSTPKANSASFPSLADICNRKILEIYAPAVAVVNRKNECLFTMGRIGNYLEIAPGYPSTDLFAMTPKTLHTKLRSAIQRCQQQKTAIVARGGEINDGKGSPRRVSVRVEPIEHEGQSLFLLCFVDEPEVQTKTQSGIPETADLGRVRELEAELVATRIELNGAISNLELSGLEQKAINEEALSFNEEFQSTNEELLTSKEELQSLNEELTALNSQLQETLEKQRTTSNDLQNILYSTAVATLFLDVDLNIRFFTPATKVVFHVIPGDIGRPLADLRSLAVDTTLIADAKSVLGDQEPLERKIEASGGLWYLRRIMPYLNEDKAVEGVVITFVDVTDQRNTSEALRLAKRQADIANVAKSRFLAAASHDLRQPLQTLSLLQGLLVRRNHDERSGELLARFETTLGSMSGMLNDLLDINQIETGVVKAAIVDFGVQALFTSLRNELTLVAQSQGLDFRVVDSSLFVRTDPLLLEQILRNLIANAFKYTQTGKVLLGCRRRGTIASIEIWDTGIGIPEAELQAIFDEYHQIDNDARERSKGLGLGLSIVQRLSDLLGHRISVKSRPSKGSVFAIALERLAGHHSAPIANVPVETPSIVSKPLKTGRILVVEDDAEIRMLLKQLLSDEGYTVTSTPDGPSALNHLTSGIATPDVILTDYNLPGGMNGVDVVAEIRKSRKANVPAIVLTGDISTKTLAHISSANVIHLNKPITLQAVTSLIRRLLESRPAPEQPGVHATEDVIARASVVDEQLVYVVDDDEDLRKSLCQMIEAHGLIAVPYDSSEAFLAHSHPEQPGCLLVDAYLPGMTGVELLQTIKRSGRKLGAIMITGNSDVQMAVDAMKAGASEFIEKPIKPAALLEIIDTTIAQSRDQTETLARTALAVQQINSLTARQRQIMEMVLAGHPSKNIAADLNISQRTVENHRASIMSKTKSKSLPALARLAQAASEAGP; translated from the coding sequence TTGACCCACCGGAGCAAAGGTGACCATGTCTTTGACATCGATCAGGTTGGAATGCTCCCCATAGGGGTATTATTGGTCTTTGCAACGGCTTCTTTCCAGGAGCACGAAGGGATCGATACCATGAAGGCTGCCGATACAGTCAGCGGCAACGGACCGCCGGCGCCCGCTCTTCCGGATGAGATGCAAACCGTGAGCGCTTCTCCAAAGCGGTTTCCTGTCGTCGCCATCGGTGCGTCCGCAGGCGGCCTGGACGCATTTCGCAAGCTTCTGGATGGCATCGCTGTACCAAGTGGGGCGGCTTTCATTTTCGTGCAGCATCTCGATCCGCACCACGAAAGTCTCCTCGTTGATCTCGTGACAGACAACACGCCCATGACCGTGGTGGAAGCGCGCAACGAGATCGCCCTTGAGCGTGACCATGTCTATGTCATCGCGCCCGGCACCGTGCTGACGGTAAAGAACGGCATCTTGCAGGTGGCAACAATCAATCCGCCGCATGGCGCGCGGTTGCCGTTCGATACGCTGTTGATTTCACTTGCAGAGGACGCAGGAACATCCGCGCTCTCGATCATTCTTTCAGGCTCCGGCACAGACGGGAGCATCGGGCTTGCTGCGATCAAACAACAAGGCGGCATGGTCTTCGTCCAGGAGCCCGAGGAGGCCGGCCATGACGGCATGCCCCGGAGTGCCGTGGCGACCAATCTCGCCGACAAGATCCTGACCCTGGAGAAAATGCCAGACGCGATCGCGGCATTCGGCCGAAATCTCGCAGAAGCACCAGTTCCCGCAATGGAGGCTCAGTCTCCGACAACATCAGCGACACTGCTCGACATCATCAAGGTTCTTCGCTCAAAAACGGCGCACGACTTCACGTCCTATAAACCTGGCACCCTGCAGCGCCGGGTCGAGCGGCGAATGGGAATGAAGGGGTTGTCCCCTAACGCCATGGATCAGTATCTTGCGCTGATTGAAGAGGATAAGGGCGAGCGCGACGATCTGGCCAAGGATCTGCTGATCAATGTCACCAGCTTCTTCCGTGATCGCGCGGTCTTTGAAACTCTCGAAAATGCCGTCATTCCCGACCTCGTGAAGGCGCATCCCTCCGATCAGCCCATGCGAATCTGGATCGCTGGCTGCAGCAGCGGCGAAGAGGCCTATTCGATCGCCATCCTCTTCCGCGAAGCGCTGTCCGCCAGCAACTCTCCCCTCAAACTGCAGATCTTTGCCTCTGACGTCGATGAGGATGCAGTGGCCACGGCCAGAGAGGGGCTTTACCCCGAAACGGTCAAGGCTGACATCGATGCCGAGAGGCTTTCACAGTTCTTCCTCAAGGAGGACAATGGCTACCGCGTGAACCCGGATATCCGTTCGATGATCGTTTTCACCGTTCAGGACGTGCTATCCGATCCGCCGTTTTCCCGCATCGACCTGGTCTCCTGCCGCAATCTCCTGATCTATCTGGACCCCAAAGGTCAGGCAAAGGCGATCTCTCACTTTCACTTTGCGCTGCGCGAAGGCGGCATCCTGCTTCTCGGCGCTACGGAAACAGCGGGCAGTGCTGAAGGTCGTTTCACACCGATTTCCAAGTCTGACCGGATCTATCGCCATGTTGGCCGAAGCCGTCCGGGCGACATGATCTTTTCGCTCAATGGGTCTGCGGGCGTTCATGTGCCTCAAAGGTCAACTCCCAAGGCAAACAGCGCCAGCTTCCCGTCTCTCGCGGACATCTGCAACCGGAAGATACTCGAGATCTATGCGCCGGCCGTTGCCGTGGTCAACAGGAAGAACGAATGCCTTTTCACGATGGGGCGCATCGGAAACTATCTTGAAATCGCGCCCGGCTATCCCTCGACCGATCTGTTCGCCATGACGCCAAAGACGCTGCACACCAAGCTGCGTTCGGCGATCCAGCGCTGTCAGCAACAGAAGACCGCGATCGTCGCGCGCGGGGGGGAGATAAATGACGGGAAAGGCAGCCCCAGGCGCGTCAGCGTTCGGGTGGAACCGATCGAGCATGAGGGTCAGAGCCTGTTTCTGCTCTGTTTTGTCGATGAACCCGAAGTCCAAACGAAAACCCAATCCGGCATTCCCGAGACGGCCGACCTTGGACGGGTGCGTGAACTTGAGGCTGAACTCGTCGCCACACGCATCGAACTGAATGGAGCAATCAGCAATCTCGAACTGTCGGGCCTGGAACAGAAGGCAATCAACGAGGAAGCCCTGTCGTTCAATGAGGAGTTTCAGTCAACGAACGAGGAACTGCTGACCTCGAAGGAGGAGCTGCAGTCTCTGAACGAAGAGCTGACAGCCTTGAACAGCCAGTTGCAGGAGACACTGGAAAAGCAGCGAACGACCTCGAATGACCTGCAGAATATTCTCTACAGCACCGCTGTCGCAACCCTCTTCCTGGACGTAGACCTGAACATCCGCTTCTTCACGCCCGCCACCAAGGTCGTGTTTCATGTCATCCCAGGTGACATTGGTCGCCCTCTGGCCGACCTGCGGTCGCTCGCCGTCGATACGACGCTGATTGCCGATGCAAAGTCCGTGCTTGGCGATCAGGAACCGCTTGAGCGCAAGATAGAGGCATCCGGCGGTCTCTGGTATCTGCGGCGCATCATGCCCTATCTCAACGAAGACAAGGCCGTTGAAGGCGTGGTCATCACCTTTGTCGACGTCACGGACCAACGCAACACTTCCGAGGCATTGAGACTGGCCAAGCGGCAAGCCGATATCGCCAATGTTGCGAAATCCCGGTTTCTCGCGGCGGCCAGCCACGATCTGCGCCAGCCCTTGCAAACCTTGAGCCTGCTGCAGGGCCTCCTGGTTCGTCGAAACCATGATGAACGATCGGGTGAATTGCTGGCGAGATTTGAAACCACACTTGGCTCCATGTCGGGCATGTTGAACGACCTTCTCGATATCAACCAGATCGAAACCGGTGTGGTGAAGGCGGCCATTGTGGATTTCGGCGTGCAGGCGCTGTTCACCTCGCTGCGGAACGAGTTGACCCTGGTTGCCCAGTCCCAGGGCCTCGATTTCCGAGTGGTGGACAGCAGTCTGTTTGTCCGCACGGACCCGCTTCTGCTGGAACAGATCCTGCGCAATCTGATCGCCAATGCCTTCAAATACACGCAGACGGGAAAGGTGTTGCTGGGATGCAGACGGCGCGGCACGATAGCCAGCATCGAAATATGGGATACCGGGATAGGCATCCCCGAAGCCGAACTGCAAGCGATCTTCGACGAATACCACCAGATCGACAATGATGCGCGCGAGCGCAGCAAGGGGCTCGGCCTCGGACTCTCGATCGTGCAACGGCTGAGTGATCTTCTCGGCCATCGGATCAGCGTGAAGTCACGGCCATCGAAGGGATCGGTCTTTGCAATCGCACTCGAACGCCTGGCCGGTCATCACAGCGCGCCCATCGCAAACGTGCCGGTTGAGACACCCTCAATTGTCAGCAAGCCCCTGAAAACCGGCCGGATTCTTGTTGTCGAGGACGATGCCGAGATTCGAATGCTGCTTAAGCAGCTGCTGAGCGATGAGGGCTATACTGTCACTTCAACGCCCGATGGCCCGTCAGCCTTGAACCACCTGACATCCGGCATCGCGACGCCGGACGTGATCCTCACGGACTACAATCTGCCGGGGGGAATGAACGGCGTTGACGTCGTTGCCGAGATCAGGAAGAGCCGCAAGGCCAATGTCCCGGCCATTGTGCTGACGGGCGACATCTCAACGAAGACCTTGGCGCACATCTCGAGCGCCAATGTCATTCACCTCAACAAGCCGATCACGCTGCAGGCTGTGACCAGCTTGATCAGGCGACTGCTCGAATCGAGGCCGGCACCCGAACAGCCAGGCGTACACGCGACCGAAGATGTCATCGCGCGGGCAAGTGTGGTCGACGAACAGCTTGTCTATGTCGTTGACGACGACGAGGATCTGCGGAAATCCTTGTGCCAGATGATCGAGGCGCATGGCTTGATCGCCGTCCCCTATGACAGCAGTGAAGCCTTCCTCGCGCATTCTCATCCCGAACAGCCGGGTTGTCTTCTTGTCGATGCCTATCTTCCCGGTATGACGGGCGTCGAGCTTCTGCAGACCATCAAGCGGTCCGGGCGAAAGCTCGGGGCGATCATGATCACCGGCAACAGCGACGTTCAGATGGCTGTCGACGCCATGAAAGCCGGCGCCTCGGAGTTTATCGAGAAGCCCATCAAGCCAGCGGCCCTGCTGGAGATTATCGACACAACGATCGCCCAGTCACGGGATCAAACGGAAACGCTTGCGCGGACGGCGTTGGCGGTCCAGCAGATCAACTCGCTGACGGCACGGCAGCGCCAGATCATGGAAATGGTGCTGGCTGGACATCCGAGCAAGAACATCGCGGCTGATCTCAACATAAGCCAGAGAACGGTCGAAAATCATCGCGCCTCGATCATGTCGAAGACAAAGTCAAAGTCTTTGCCGGCCCTTGCGCGTCTGGCGCAGGCAGCGTCCGAAGCTGGCCCGTGA
- a CDS encoding efflux RND transporter periplasmic adaptor subunit yields MKIGPKLIAGTICATVFATVSVYFGIPFVLGEKIAALSVVRSTVIQTVVASGRVETPSGVNIGSQIIGTVLTVLVRQGAAVRKGDALITLDDRQARAAVDQAAASLSEARTSLRQVEELTLPLAEQTLIQTKATLRNAESQLARALQLAERSIATGETVEDLQRAFDIAKTEVRSAELQVKSLSVGGSGHAAAKGAVVRAEAVLRAAQAGLGLTLITAPVTGVVIQRAVEEGAIVQAGTPLLVLAPDRSKQLVVQIDERNLDVIRIAQPALASADAYPEENFRAAVATISPTVDADKGSVEVKLSIDAPPSYLKEDMTVSVDIEVARHENALVVANAAVRDAASAAPKVLLILDGHAVERPVTLGLRGIASMEILDGLVVGDLVIATTVTTVVAGARVRVADGAVSP; encoded by the coding sequence ATGAAGATTGGGCCTAAACTTATCGCCGGGACGATCTGTGCCACCGTCTTCGCCACAGTCAGCGTCTACTTTGGCATTCCCTTTGTCCTGGGTGAGAAGATCGCGGCGCTCTCTGTTGTCCGCAGCACCGTCATCCAGACGGTCGTGGCCAGTGGCCGCGTCGAGACACCATCGGGTGTCAATATCGGAAGCCAGATCATCGGAACCGTGCTCACCGTCCTTGTGAGGCAGGGTGCCGCTGTTCGCAAAGGCGATGCACTCATCACCCTCGATGACCGGCAGGCAAGGGCTGCCGTCGACCAGGCAGCCGCATCCCTGTCAGAGGCGCGAACGAGCCTCCGACAGGTGGAGGAACTGACGCTGCCACTGGCCGAGCAGACCTTGATCCAGACCAAGGCGACCCTGCGCAATGCCGAATCCCAACTGGCCCGTGCCTTGCAACTGGCCGAGCGTTCGATTGCGACCGGCGAGACCGTTGAGGATCTTCAGCGCGCCTTCGATATTGCCAAGACTGAGGTCCGATCAGCCGAGTTGCAGGTGAAGAGCCTATCCGTCGGCGGCAGTGGCCATGCGGCGGCAAAGGGTGCCGTCGTCCGGGCCGAGGCGGTGCTCAGGGCCGCGCAGGCCGGCTTGGGCCTGACACTGATCACCGCCCCCGTCACGGGCGTCGTCATCCAGAGAGCCGTCGAAGAAGGGGCCATCGTTCAGGCGGGGACGCCGCTTCTTGTGCTCGCGCCAGACAGGTCCAAGCAGCTTGTCGTGCAGATCGACGAGCGCAATCTCGACGTGATCCGCATCGCCCAGCCGGCCCTTGCCTCGGCCGATGCCTATCCGGAGGAGAATTTTCGCGCCGCCGTCGCAACGATCAGTCCGACTGTCGATGCCGACAAGGGCTCCGTCGAGGTCAAGCTCTCCATCGATGCGCCACCCAGCTACCTCAAGGAGGACATGACCGTATCGGTCGACATCGAGGTCGCCCGCCATGAGAATGCGCTGGTGGTTGCCAATGCGGCTGTTCGCGATGCCGCCAGTGCCGCGCCCAAGGTGCTGCTGATCCTCGACGGGCATGCCGTCGAGCGGCCCGTCACCCTGGGTCTGAGGGGGATCGCCAGCATGGAGATCCTCGATGGACTTGTTGTCGGCGACCTCGTCATTGCCACGACGGTCACGACCGTCGTGGCGGGTGCGCGCGTCCGCGTCGCTGACGGTGCGGTATCCCCATGA
- a CDS encoding response regulator: protein MEKLRILLAEDEPLISIFFAELLVEMGYEVCAIEVTEDAAVEAATRLKPDLLIVDRHLKQGSGIVAVARILKEGPVSYIFMTGDRLVREEVPANAIILQKPFLDADVDQAIHAAMQAAGRPF from the coding sequence ATGGAGAAACTTCGGATACTGCTTGCGGAAGACGAGCCTCTCATTTCCATCTTCTTCGCAGAACTCCTCGTGGAAATGGGATACGAGGTCTGTGCCATCGAAGTGACGGAGGACGCGGCTGTCGAAGCGGCGACGCGGCTAAAGCCAGACCTTCTGATTGTGGACAGGCATCTGAAGCAGGGCAGTGGCATCGTTGCCGTCGCCAGGATCCTGAAAGAAGGACCGGTGTCCTACATCTTCATGACTGGCGATAGGCTGGTCAGAGAAGAGGTCCCGGCCAATGCCATCATATTGCAGAAGCCTTTCCTTGATGCGGATGTCGATCAGGCGATCCATGCCGCCATGCAGGCAGCAGGCAGGCCATTTTGA
- a CDS encoding cupin domain-containing protein produces the protein MGSTAGRINDIGPKPQSFDIERASKDNSDYRSVAWSGRYLQVTLMSIPVGGDIGLEAHPQTDQFIRLDAGNGRAQMGDAKDKLTFEKDVSDGWCVLVPAGTWHNITNTGATPMQVYTIYAPAHHKPDKVQATAATAEADKDDEPALWSVQPDHRPDQQG, from the coding sequence ATGGGCAGCACCGCTGGTAGGATCAACGACATCGGTCCGAAGCCGCAATCGTTCGACATCGAGCGCGCATCGAAGGACAACAGCGATTATCGTTCGGTTGCCTGGAGTGGCCGCTATCTCCAGGTAACGCTGATGTCGATCCCCGTCGGCGGCGACATCGGTCTTGAAGCGCATCCGCAAACCGATCAGTTCATCCGCCTCGACGCAGGCAACGGTCGCGCGCAGATGGGAGATGCGAAAGACAAGCTCACGTTCGAAAAGGACGTCTCGGATGGCTGGTGTGTCCTCGTTCCCGCAGGGACCTGGCACAACATCACCAATACAGGGGCGACGCCGATGCAGGTCTATACGATCTACGCGCCGGCCCACCACAAGCCCGACAAGGTGCAGGCAACGGCGGCGACAGCAGAAGCAGACAAAGACGATGAACCGGCCCTATGGTCGGTGCAGCCAGATCACCGACCGGATCAACAGGGGTGA
- a CDS encoding ABC transporter permease translates to MKTWLPFELIAAFRFLLEGRMQTLLTIVGAAVGVSVIVFMSSLLAGVQANIFSRVLSTQAHIVISPSEEVARPQRTATALQTFAIVQKPAQRLRSIDQWQAIAAQLTARPDIVTVSPAVVGAAFAVRGEVADAVSVTGMEPDAFYRIIALPEKMISGSATLSPNGVLIGIELASDLGIGVGEKLRIRTTSTKTTSGSDQTFIIGGTFDLGNKEVNQRSVFVSLRSAQSLLGLAGGVTSLSVNLIDAYQAEVVATDLRSALGVNAESWIKTFEELFTALKTQSIANYVIQFFVAIAVALGISSVLVVSVVQRSREIGILRAMGASRAQVMRVFLVQGAVIGMLGSLAGSALGAGFVLVWRAFARNPDGTEFFPIALQPSLFVATAVVAALTGLVTAVLPALSAARLDPVDAIRG, encoded by the coding sequence ATGAAAACCTGGTTGCCGTTCGAACTGATTGCCGCTTTCCGCTTCCTGCTCGAGGGGCGGATGCAGACCCTGTTGACCATTGTCGGGGCGGCGGTGGGTGTTTCCGTCATCGTCTTCATGTCTTCGTTGCTCGCGGGTGTTCAGGCCAATATCTTCAGCCGGGTCCTTTCCACCCAGGCCCATATCGTGATTTCGCCGAGCGAGGAGGTGGCCCGGCCCCAGCGCACGGCGACAGCTCTCCAGACATTCGCGATCGTGCAGAAACCGGCGCAAAGGCTGCGCTCGATTGACCAATGGCAGGCGATTGCCGCCCAGCTGACAGCACGTCCTGACATCGTCACCGTGTCACCGGCGGTCGTCGGTGCCGCCTTTGCCGTGCGCGGCGAGGTCGCCGATGCGGTCTCGGTGACCGGGATGGAGCCGGACGCCTTTTACCGGATCATCGCGCTGCCCGAAAAGATGATCTCCGGCTCGGCGACACTGTCGCCCAATGGCGTGCTCATCGGCATTGAACTTGCAAGCGATCTCGGTATCGGGGTCGGCGAGAAACTGCGCATCCGCACCACCAGCACGAAGACCACAAGCGGCTCCGACCAGACCTTCATCATCGGCGGGACCTTCGATCTCGGCAACAAGGAGGTCAATCAGCGCAGCGTCTTCGTGTCCCTGCGATCGGCGCAATCCCTGCTTGGGCTGGCAGGGGGCGTGACCAGCCTCAGCGTCAATCTGATCGACGCCTATCAGGCGGAAGTGGTGGCCACCGATCTGCGCTCGGCTCTCGGCGTCAATGCCGAGAGCTGGATCAAGACCTTCGAGGAGTTGTTCACTGCACTCAAGACCCAGTCGATCGCCAATTACGTCATCCAGTTCTTTGTGGCGATCGCGGTGGCGCTCGGCATATCCAGCGTGCTGGTGGTGTCCGTCGTTCAGCGATCCCGCGAAATTGGCATCCTCAGGGCCATGGGGGCGTCGCGCGCCCAGGTGATGCGGGTCTTTCTCGTCCAGGGGGCCGTGATCGGCATGCTGGGATCGCTGGCCGGGTCTGCGCTCGGAGCCGGCTTCGTTCTCGTCTGGCGTGCCTTTGCCAGGAACCCCGACGGCACCGAGTTCTTTCCGATTGCGCTTCAGCCGTCGCTCTTCGTCGCCACCGCTGTGGTTGCGGCCCTTACCGGTCTGGTGACCGCCGTCCTTCCGGCGCTCAGTGCCGCCCGTCTCGATCCAGTGGATGCGATCCGTGGATAA